DNA from Cryomorphaceae bacterium:
TTTGGACCCACGTTTACCGCGCAGCGCTTTTTCATAGATGTTTTCCACTCCGTTGGCTCCGATGTAATCGCCCGGACGGTAGTAGGGGTCTTTTTCAATGTTCGCCCTGCTGGCTTCGCTTACATATCCCAGGAGGTGTGCGGCAATGCTGTCGGGGTAGCTGCGCAGGGTTCGCGACTGACTGTAAAACCCATTGAAATGATGCATCTGCTCCGCAATTCGGGCGTACTGGTCGGCGGGGATTTGCTTCTCAAAAATGGATGGCTTGTACAACGAGTATTTACGCGCCGTAGTCATTTTCTCTCTGAATTGCTGGCGCGTTACATCCACCACTTTGCAAAACAGGGCAGTATCCAGATTGCCCACATCCTTGGGTATCACCATTAAATCGTACACTGCGGTGTTGCCTACCATCAACTTTCCGAAGCGGTCGTATATAAGACCGCGCGCCGGATAGATGGTGATTTTGCGCTCGGAGATGTTGGCTGCCTTCGCCTTCCACTGCTCATCAACTACCTGAATAAAAAACAAGCGCACTATGAATACCAGCGCCACCACCACAATCATGGTTCCGATCACGTATTTGCGGTCGCTGTAGTCCATCCTTTACAAACGCCTTTTAAAGAAGAAAAGGTATTGCACCAGAATACAAAGCAACAGGGTAAAGAGTGCGCTACCCAGGGCGCGGGCAAACGTGTGAAAAAAGGAGCTGAACCTGAATACCTCGAGGAAGAACAACCAAAGGTGGTGCGCCAGTATGAGAATTCCCGCGTACGACACAAACCACTGCAAGCCGAGGTTGTCAATGCGTGGCTTGATGCCTATCTCGTAGCCATCACGCGGAGCAAAAAGAGCAAGAATACGGGCCCGCAAAATGCCCATTACCAAACAGGCTGAAATGTGCATGCCAAGGGTGTCCAGGAAAAGGTCAATTGAAGCACCGGTAAAAAAGCAGGCAACAAGCACCAGCCACACAGGAGCCTCAATAGGAAGCATCAAAATGCCTAGTACGTACAACATAGGTTGCACCTGACCGTTCCAGAGCCCAATAGAATTGAGAATCAACCCCTGAAAGAGAATCAGCGCCAGCAATCGTACTATGTTTTGCACTATCAGAGCCATCACCTAAGGGGTTTGTTCCAGTTCCAATTGTTCCTGTCTTAATGCGTTTTGAATCACATATACATGGCTCATATTTCGGTAGGGCTGGGCCAGTTTCATGCGTATTTGATGAAAGTTACTCCCCGGAATGTCTTCCACCTCGTCAATGGTTCCAACCAGAAGCCCCGGAGGGAAAATAGCCGATGCACCGCGGGTTACGATACTATCGCCAACGCTCACATCGGCGTGCTTGGCCATGTCTTCCACAAAAGCGTATCCGGGATCCTTGCCGTCCCAGCGCACAAGTCCAAAATGATTGCCACGGCTGGTTTGCACGCTCAGCTCAAACGAAACGTTTATAATAGGAATCACTGTAGAGTAATGCCGCGACGCATTCCGAACGATACCCACCACGCCTTGCTCGGTAACAACGCCCATATTAGGACTGATCCCGTCGAGTTTGCCTCGATTCAGGGTGAGGAAGTTCTTTTGCTTGGTGATACTTGAGTTAATGACCTGCGCCGGTACGTAGCGGTATTGAATAAGCATGAGGGTGTCGTCAACAATCATGTATTCGTTGTCCACGCGGCGGTAAGAGCTTCGTTGGCGGTTCAGTAGAATCTGGTTTTGCCGTGCGAGCTCCTGATTGTCCTGTTTAAGCTGAAAATACTGGCGCATACCGCTGCGCATTTGTTGCATCCCTGCCACATAATCGCGGGCTACCGTGTGCGCAACTGTACCGTGGTACACATTGGCCGAAAAAAGCAAGTAAAGTGCGAAAACCTGAAGCGTTAAAAACAGGAAGAAATCTTTGTAACGCAGGATGAACTGTATCAGGTTGCGCATCGAGTCACGGCCTTGCTTTCAGGGTTGTTTTAATCACGTATAAGAAACTGGAAACGGTCAATGTTTTTGAGCGCAATACCTGTACCGCGCGCTACCGCTCTGAGCGGGTCTTCGGCAATGTGCACTGGCAATTTTGTTTTGAGCGAAATACGCTTGTCCAATCCGCGAAGCAAAGAACCGCCTCCCGCGAGGTAAATCCCCGTGCGGTAAATATCGGCCGATAGCTCCGGTGGCGTCATTTCGAGCGCGCTGTGGATGGCCTCCTCAATTTTTGAGATGCTCTTGTCTAACGCATGTGCAACTTCCGAATACGAAACGTGAATTTCCTTGGGGATTCCGGTCATCAGGTCTCGGCCCCTTACGGCAAAGTCCTCCGGCGGATCATCAAGCTCGGTAAGAGCGGAGCCTACTTCAATCTTAATCTGCTCTGCGGTGCGCTCACCAATCAGAATGTTGTGCTGGCGCCGCATATACTCTTCAATGTCCTGGGTAAACTCGTCGCCCGCCACACGAATGTTTTTGTCGCACACAATTCCGCCAAGGGCAATAACAGCAATTTCGGAGGTTCCTCCGCCGATATCAATAATCATATTGCCCACGGGCTCTTCCACGTCAATGCCGATACCGATAGCAGCAGCCATGGGCTCGTGGATGAGGTACACTTCTTTGGCTCCGGCGTGTTCAGCAGAGTCGCGTACGGCGCGTTTCTCAACCTCGGTGATGCCCGAAGGGATACAAATCACCATTCGCAAAGACGGTGTAAAGAGCTGCCTACCCGGTTTAATCATCTTGATCATTCCGCGAATCATGGCTTCTGCTGCCTGAAAGTCAGCAATTACGCCGTCCTTTAACGGGCGGATCGTCTTGATGTTCTCGTGGGTTTTACCGTGCATTTGCTGCGCTTGCCGCCCGATTGCAATTATCTTGTCGGTGGCTCGGTCTTTTGCCACGATAGAAGGCTCATCTACTACAACTTTGTCGTTGTAGATGATGAGCGTGTTGGCGGTTCCGAGGTCGATGGCGATTTCCTGGGTAAAGAAATTGAATAGGCCCATGTGTTGCTGGATTGTGAAGTTCCTAAGGTAGGGTTTTAATACGTTGGAATGGACTTGGGGTTCGCGCTTTTTTCACCGTGCACTGTCAGTGTTTGAAATGACGTACCCCGGTCATGACCATGGCCATGTTGTGCGTGTCGCAGAAGGCCACCGAAAGTTCGTCTTTGATGCTTCCTCCTGGCTGAACCACAGCGCTTATACCTACGTCGTGGGCAATTTCCACACAGTCGGGAAAGGGGAAGAATGCATCTGAAGCCATCACTGCGCCTTGCAGGTCAAAACCGAAACTTTTTGCCTTGTGAATGGCCTGCCTGAGTGCATCCACGCGCGAAGTTTGCCCGGTTCCGCTGGCCAGTAACTGCCCGTTTTTGGCCAGTACGATGGTGTTGCTCTTGGTGTGCTTGGCAATTTTGTTGGCAAAGGCCAGGTCCTGCTGCTCGCGGCTGTCGGATGCTTTTTTCGTCTTGAGCTGAAAAGCGTCTGCCCCTTCCATCGAAGCGTCGCGGTCCTGCACCAACACCCCGTTGAGGGCAGATCGAAACTGTTTTACAGGCAGATCAAAGAGCTTTTGGCGGAGCAGGATGCGGTTCTTTTTACTTTGCAGTAGCTCCTGCGCCCCGGCTTCGAATGCGGGGGCAATCACCACCTCGCAAAACAATTCGTTTACAAGTTCAGCGGTAGCTATATCCATGGGCCGGTTGGCAATGAGAATACCTCCAAAGGCCGAAACAGGGTCGGCAGCGAGGGCAGCCGAATAGGCATCGCTCAAGGTGCTGCGCGTAGCCAAACCACAGGCGTTGTTGTGCTTGAGGATGGCAAAGGTGGGCTCACTGTCCGTAAACTCCAGCATCAGCGACACAGCCGCATCCACATCCAGCAGGTTGTTGTAGCTCAGTTGTTTTCCGTGAAGCTGGTCAAACATCGCGTTGAGGTCGCCAAAAAAGGCACCCTGCTGGTGGGGGTTCTCACCGTAGCGCAGAATGTGGCCATCGGCGCTTTGGTAGCTGAAACTCTCCCGGGAATCCTTGCCCAAATAAGAAGCGATGGCCGTATCATATCCCGAAGAAACCCGAAATGCGTGCGTGGCAAACTCAGCGCGGGTGGCATCGGGCACTGAGCCATTGTTTGCCTCGAGGCAATCCACAAGGGGTTGGTACTTTTCTTTAGAAGCCACAATCGTGGTATCTGCGTAGTTTTTGGCCGTAGCGCGAATCAGTGCTATTCCGCCAATATCAATTTTCTCAATAATATCCTCGTGCGATTTCCCCGCGGCTACGGTGTCTTCAAAAGGATAGAGATCCACCACAACCAGGTCAATGCTCTGCAGGTCGTATTGTTTCATCTGCTCCTGATCGCCCATATCATTTCTGCGGTTCAAAATCCCACCGAAAACTTTGGGATGCAGTGTTTTTACCCTCCCCCCCAAAATAGACGGGTAGCCGGTTAGCTTCTCCACAGGTGTTACCGGAACACCCAGATTTTCGATATAGGTTTGGGTGCCGCCCGTGCTGATAATTTCTACCTTCATCTGATGAAGGGTTTGCACAAGGGGTTCGAGGCCGGTTTTGTCAAATACGGAAATGAGGGCAGTGCTTATCTTTTTCAAGGAAATACGGGGTTTTGGAGGGCATGAAACAAAGGATGCAATTTTACGAAGATTAAGGCTAGATTACGGCCTTATTTGGCTCCTGTTGAAAAGTAACGGAAAATGTTCAAATCCACACATAAGCACCGAATGCCACTCGTACTTTTTGATCTGTCGGCGGACAAATGCCTCTTACCTTTGTTTTGCTCATTCTCCGCGTGAAGTACATCGCTATTTATATCAGGCTTTTTGCTGAAAGCGTGCAATTTGCACTCAGCGCTCTCGTGGTAAACAGGTTGCGAACCGTGTTGTCGCTTCTTGGAATCACCATCGGCA
Protein-coding regions in this window:
- the purH gene encoding bifunctional phosphoribosylaminoimidazolecarboxamide formyltransferase/IMP cyclohydrolase PurH; the encoded protein is MSTALISVFDKTGLEPLVQTLHQMKVEIISTGGTQTYIENLGVPVTPVEKLTGYPSILGGRVKTLHPKVFGGILNRRNDMGDQEQMKQYDLQSIDLVVVDLYPFEDTVAAGKSHEDIIEKIDIGGIALIRATAKNYADTTIVASKEKYQPLVDCLEANNGSVPDATRAEFATHAFRVSSGYDTAIASYLGKDSRESFSYQSADGHILRYGENPHQQGAFFGDLNAMFDQLHGKQLSYNNLLDVDAAVSLMLEFTDSEPTFAILKHNNACGLATRSTLSDAYSAALAADPVSAFGGILIANRPMDIATAELVNELFCEVVIAPAFEAGAQELLQSKKNRILLRQKLFDLPVKQFRSALNGVLVQDRDASMEGADAFQLKTKKASDSREQQDLAFANKIAKHTKSNTIVLAKNGQLLASGTGQTSRVDALRQAIHKAKSFGFDLQGAVMASDAFFPFPDCVEIAHDVGISAVVQPGGSIKDELSVAFCDTHNMAMVMTGVRHFKH
- a CDS encoding rod shape-determining protein, whose amino-acid sequence is MGLFNFFTQEIAIDLGTANTLIIYNDKVVVDEPSIVAKDRATDKIIAIGRQAQQMHGKTHENIKTIRPLKDGVIADFQAAEAMIRGMIKMIKPGRQLFTPSLRMVICIPSGITEVEKRAVRDSAEHAGAKEVYLIHEPMAAAIGIGIDVEEPVGNMIIDIGGGTSEIAVIALGGIVCDKNIRVAGDEFTQDIEEYMRRQHNILIGERTAEQIKIEVGSALTELDDPPEDFAVRGRDLMTGIPKEIHVSYSEVAHALDKSISKIEEAIHSALEMTPPELSADIYRTGIYLAGGGSLLRGLDKRISLKTKLPVHIAEDPLRAVARGTGIALKNIDRFQFLIRD
- a CDS encoding rod shape-determining protein MreD — its product is MALIVQNIVRLLALILFQGLILNSIGLWNGQVQPMLYVLGILMLPIEAPVWLVLVACFFTGASIDLFLDTLGMHISACLVMGILRARILALFAPRDGYEIGIKPRIDNLGLQWFVSYAGILILAHHLWLFFLEVFRFSSFFHTFARALGSALFTLLLCILVQYLFFFKRRL
- the mreC gene encoding rod shape-determining protein MreC — encoded protein: MRNLIQFILRYKDFFLFLTLQVFALYLLFSANVYHGTVAHTVARDYVAGMQQMRSGMRQYFQLKQDNQELARQNQILLNRQRSSYRRVDNEYMIVDDTLMLIQYRYVPAQVINSSITKQKNFLTLNRGKLDGISPNMGVVTEQGVVGIVRNASRHYSTVIPIINVSFELSVQTSRGNHFGLVRWDGKDPGYAFVEDMAKHADVSVGDSIVTRGASAIFPPGLLVGTIDEVEDIPGSNFHQIRMKLAQPYRNMSHVYVIQNALRQEQLELEQTP